The window GAAGATTAATAAATCGACCTTTAAGATATGTTGATAATTtacaattaaataatatatcatcaattttttataataataattattgtataattaaattaagtTATATTACTAAcgttaaatatatagaaattaatactattttttatgagTATAATTTTCCTTTATGTATTTCTATAGATCATTGTTATGTGAGTGATATTCATGCTGAAGAAAAATCAaaacaaatgaaatattttagtgataatatacataatattgaATGGAAAGAATTACTACctttatcatatattaaaggaaatcatataaattattttactatTAACTCAGAAACTTTTAATGATGAGTCTTCCAACTCTTTACCCTCTTCTCATTTGCGACTTAATATATACCCAGATGGGGGTATAAATACAATTAAAGTATTTGGAACTGTTTTGGAAGTTTAGTGTAATACAAGAAGAATAGCGAAGAGAATGATTTATATACTAATTTATGTATATCGATTTTTATCgtaatcatttttattttacatgaACAAGTATGCACTTATAGAATATGTCACTTTTTTCTGTCCTATGCCCATATAAGAATATATCTGAATGAGCCCATACTGTGTTTTGTTTGAGGATAGGCGCTTGTAATTTGATAAACGGATTCAATGAATCCCCTTTCGTTTTCATTTTCGTTCGTTTTACTTTCTTTTCTTTTCGTttcgttttattttttttgaatttttttcatgAATAAGAAATGGATTCGTTTCCAACTTGCGCTGCGCCATGATGGGcctatacatatgtataagtGCCCCCACATGTAtggctttttttttttaaactttgATGCGCaatttttttccaattttcaTTTTACACAATATAATTGTGTTGTATTTTGTTGTACATACTTTTTTCTttcgttttatttttttttttattctcatTTTCTTGGTAATTATCGCATATTGTGATAaaagatatttttaaaaaattagtaACAAACACATttgttaatttaaaatagaaACAAGTAAGTTGTGCAATACTGAAAGTATGCATTAGTATACCCATAAATAAGTGGaggtaaataaaaacaaataggCAACATTTTTCGAAAATACAGAAAATGGTAAACAGCATAAAGGGTTATATTTTTGAACGAGGCCCCCTTaaagtttatttattttttaatatttttgtttaattctattattatcttttgtatataaaaataatttttactGCTAAAGAGAGGGggaaataatatgaaaaataaatttatgtatctTAAGTTCAATCGTAGTAAATACCTGTGCACCTGATTGTATTGGtttctaatattttatgttttaagtGTAAAAggataatattaaaaaaaatgatatcaaaaaaatgatatcaaaaaaaatgatattaataaaaaatacttGTAAATGATAGAATGTTTTGttccttttttattcttatactTGTATATATTGATTTATCCATGATATGTTTTATAGCTAACAAGgtagtgaaaaaaaaatttatataatattttttaacatattcattttgaatatatCGATGTGTTGACTTTAGcccattattatatgaaataaGTAATGAATCCATATGAATATTagattgaaaaaaaatatataaagagGGAACAAGATTGAGCAGACTTTATCATCCCTTAagaatttgatttttttttttttgtattaatatatgagTTTACTTTGGATAAAATtgtgaagaaaatgaaaagaataatatttctaattttccctattttattaaatgtttatttatgttttaaaaatttagcACATAATAAGCCATTAAATTTTGTATCCAAAAGGTGGAACTTCAATAACCGATTTTCGCACAAATTAGGggaatcaaaaaatatagactTGGCAAATGatattaaagaaaatgaCTTAATCCCAAATGTAAAAGTTatggtaaaaaaaaactcTGAGATTAAACCTATGTAttttatacattaattttgtCGAATGATCCAATTTATTCTGAACAATtgtattttgtaaaaaatgtatagaaATATCAACAGAATTTTAATAACATTGTAGAAATTACAtacttataatattttttttaataggTTGATGTTGGTAACATTGGAATTGTTAACAACTTTGGGGAAGAGGAAAAGAAGAGCTCTGGTGAAGAATCCCCCTTCAGATCGATTGACACCCATGAGTTATTTAAAAGTAAAAGAATTTTACTGATAAGTTTACCAGGCGCTTTTACGCCCCTATGCACATCAAAAATGATTCCAGAATATGAAAAAgaatatgataattttattagAGAAAACAAGTTTGatgatatatattgtataactaataatgatatttatgtattaaaAAGTTGGTTTAAGAGTATGGATATAAAgaagataaaatatataagtgaTGGTAATAGTTCATTTACTGAAAGCATGAATATGCTTGTAGACAAATCGAATTATTTTATGGGAATGAGACCATGGAGATATGTTGCTATagttgaaaataatatattaattaaaatttttcaaGAAAACGAGAAACAGCATAATATTCAAACAGATCCATATGATATATCATCCGTTGATCATGTTAAAGAATTTTTAAagcataataaaatttgattttattaaatatgtaaaCAAGTTAatcaatattataaaaaaaatatttttcaatatcccatttttgtaaattttttttttttttgagaaGATGTTTTTCTCTTGTAATGCACACAAAAGTTGTGTTCACATTTGTCTTCACCTTCATTTGAATATTTACAAATACTTTTTAcgtaatttttatatagttttatatatttttattaaacttACTAAACtttgctttattttttttaattttattaaattctTTACAGCATGTATAATgtgtgtttattttttaattggaTTGATCttatttatttcaatttctttatatttttgaagGTTTATATATGCAGGTTATAAATATAAGTTCAGTTAAATGTGTAGTGTGCTTGCCATAAGGCGAATGGCACTTCaagaattttataaatgggtttggaaaataacaaatatataacaaatgtaggaataaaaaataataaatgtataaataaacaaataaaatcgataaaattgataaaactataaaaaatgtataagtAAACAAATCTTGAATTATTGAGTGCGTCGCTCAAACGATGCGCAGTTTGACACATTTATGCATCTATGTGATGTTCAGGATGAAGtaagttttaatttttctaaacCTAAACAATTGTTATGGACAATTCTATTGAATATGTCCTCATCATTAATAGTTTTCAATGTTTCAATATTATTGTTTTGGATTTTTAATTCatcttctattttttttatttcttttgaTTTAACTTTatctataataataatattataattatcattttcttcgagatgtaaatttatatcattatcaAACGAGTGTTTTCTTAAATCGTAAGCATTGACATAATCTCCTGGACTTAAATGTTTTGCATTACAtgtttttgttaatataGTAGATCCATTAGATTCATCATATAATTCaacatatgcatatacaaGTTTTTCTAATTTTACTTTTCTTGTAGCCGATTTACAACTTTTTGTATCAGCTAAACTGTTTTGGTAAATGTTCGTATGATATGACTGATCTTCCGAAGATGCATATTCGATTACTTTATGTAATTCGTTATCATTTTGTTCAGAATCTTCAATGCTTTTTGTTTTTCGTTTAAGTTTGTTTATCTGTTCATTAAAAATCTCATTGGTAATTGCTTCCATATCGCTAATATCACTATTATCCCGATTTGGGCGTTtctttttctgttttttgatatttttttcttttttagtatttatttttttagaattTTCTTCAGTGTTAATATATTCAAcgtttaatattaaaaaggaTTTTGCATCACTCTTATTGAGTAATGCTACGAATGggtatttattatatttttcttgcgatatatatacacttttTGCTGAGCCAAATGGATCAactaatattataaaaatagataCATGGAGACATAGATAGAATGTACTTTTGATTCCATATTTGATAGAGAAATCTTTGGGGAAAAATATAAGATCAAATTTACAAATAGGGCATATATCAatagaaaatgaatatagataattataagtattattatttgcatcatgatttattaaatgttttgaatttttacattttgaAATAGTTTTacttaaaataaaatcacaAAATTTTAAGGCATCTGTTCTTGATAAGAAATGGAAATCTAAACCATCAGGGTTTGaaacaatattaattatattttcattcaCTTGAGATTTTAATAATAAGCTTTCTAAAAAcaataatgtttttttatgatCTACCTTTTGTCTGACTGATACGCatgtattatatgtatagggtgtatatttttttttacaatcaTCACATTGTGTATATTTAATAACAAAATGTAATATAAATTCCATTTcactaataaaattattgatTAGTTCTTCTTGAACAgttatatgtattttaatTCTTTTACTATGAGGTtctgtatataaaaatttcgaatctaaaatttttaatttttttaactttgtCACTTTTTTCAAGCATAAGGCTAATAATTCTTTACTCTCTAATTCGCAATATACCCACTTATTATGTAAATACCTTTTACATTCTCTACAATAGTAAATTAGATAAGTATCTTTGTTTATATTCATACTATTGCTTTCAATATTTTGCAATAAACAATTATTACACATTTTCGAATTATTTGCTAATATATTATCTCCGCAAAGTATACACTGGATTATTCGACGATTAGTTGATTCTATTTCATTTGAAAAATCTTTATCTTGATAATTCGTCGATGGATCAATTACATTTTGTTCTTCATTTTTGATTTGATGCAATTGGTTAGAAGTGTCAACATTATTTGTTTGATTCTCTTTGTTTTTCTGAATTGTGTTCAGCATATCTACAAATGATGATGACATGTAGTTTTTTAGACTTTCATTATATGATTGTTCAAAATTTACTCGTTCATTATTGTTTGTTTCTTCATCTATGGATTTACTTTGCTCACCCCATTGTCCATCAAAATCAGTTCCTTCATTAGTACTACTATCGCTATCTTTATAATTGActccattttttaaattatttatttgtccATTTACACGTAATAtactttttatttccttCACATTAAAACCGTTTgaaatttttgttttttgatcattttcttcatattctcttttatcatatatttcgTATGGTGAATCCTTTTTGCAATCTTTATAATAATGTGTTATGCCATCTTTTGGTTTATcatatgtaaaataaaattcttctttttcattatagTTATTAGATATACTGGCATAGTTAAATGAGTTGATATTATCTTCgaattttacttttttttcaaaactGTTTGCAAAAtcattagtattatttttttggagTATCTTCTCTGGGAAATTATTGGTGAAATAGTCCCCTTTCTTCATATCTTCGTCGAGAAGAAAACTCACCATTTTAAcaggttttttttttatcggCGTTTCTTTTATTTCGTCTGCCTTTACTTCCTTTATTTCGTCGGCCTTTGCTTCTTTTACCTCTTTTATTTCGTCTGCCTTTACTTCCTTTATTTCGTCGGCCTTTGCTTCTTTTACCTCTTTTATTTCGTCTGCCTTTActtcttttatttcttctgCTTCCTTTACCTCTTTTATTTCATCTGCTTCCTTTACCTCTTTTATTTCATCTGCTTCATTTACCTCTTTTATTTCGTCTGCCTTTACTTCCTTTATTTCGTCTGCATTTGCTTCTTTTATTTCGTCTGGTTCCTTTACCTCTTTTATTTCGTCTGCTTCTTTTACCTCTTTTATTTCGTCTGCCTTTActtcttttatttcttctgCTTCTTTTACCTCTTTTACTTCTCCATTACATTCATTCGTATTGCTCGTTTCGACACTATCACCATTTTTGAGAAaatcttctttttttatttggatCATCTTTGCGAATGTATAGTTATCGAAAGGGACATAggaaatgcatatatatatgaatacttacatatgtatatatatacagaGTGGCGATTATGTCACCAAATAATGCCTTGTATTTTTCAGATTATCTCAACAGTTATAAGAAAAcatgcattttttataaggAGTTGTTTTGCTTGTAAAGTAAAAATTGATCGTtgttttttctcttaaatgtattttataccttttatattttttttgatgtaATAGctgtttttataatttttaacatatttgTTTGGctcatttaaatttaatgaatttCTCGCTCAATTcgtaatattttcattaacaAGTTTAAATCccaaaaaatacatatataaaatataaaaatatgttttattttttcccaaatcatttatatattttattatttttttaaggtataaatatttttaatgtttattacaatatatatttttagcaTGCTAATTGattgaaatatttataaattttatttaaaattcaGTTATTTTTAGCCCTTTTTTACTCATACAGTcgtttgtatatatttatatatttctaaaaaaaattcccattaaaatatatagtttttgtCAATTTTTTCCCAATTGTGATTttgattttattatataaaatatgtatgcatatgcataaataattcatatcaatatattatacatacaatatatataacattaatGAACATTACGAATATTTTTGAATCCTACATAATAATTCCTGcgaaaatatgaaaatctacataaataaaattcattttttataacaattaatttgtattttttttttttttttgcattataattatttctaCATTTTAAAGTCTCATAAccgttttatttttttatgagaATTTCCTAAATTTGGTAGATCAATTtgttcagaaaaaaaaattattggtATTTTAGCAGGTTTATAGATttgtaatattattttaattcatattattgttgtttttattttgaatatattaCTACATTTTTCgctatttaaataattacataattttgtttaaaCTGATAAATTTTAAGATTTTTGTAATATATGCAGtaagatatatattaattgcaataattttataatgtgagtaaaaaaaagaactaaattatttttctgACACATtttaacataaatattttaaaaacaactcatatgtatatgtatgtaatGATACATTTGGTCAAGTAAtgctaaatatatattatataaaataagataaaatataatggatgaaaaaaataacgaTATAAATGATGAAACTGAATGTATAAAGGAGACAAATGCGAAAGTGGAGCATGTGGAGGAAAAGGAAGATGAATCTACCAACGATTTGCCTTTAGAgaaaaaaaggaaagaaCACGCAAGCAACGATGATTTACCAGAGCCAAAGAAAATGCCCTTGATCGAGGGTGGGGAGGGAATTGCAAAAGAGGAAGAAGAAGGCGAAGCAGAAAATGAGGAGGAGGAagatgaagaagaagaagaaaatgaggAGGAGGAagatgaagaagaagaagaaaatgaggAAGAGGAAGATGAAGATGAAAATGAGGATGAAGAAGATGAAGATGAAAATGAGGAAGATGAAGATGAAAATGAGGATGAAAATGaggatgaagaaaatgaggatgaagaaaatgaggAGGAAGAAGATGAAAATGCGGGAGATAAAGAGGAAGTAGAGGATCCATATCTACTAAAAGAcgcaaaatatatacaaaagaACAAATTATGGAAAACGAAACAAAGGGTCCTAATCGTAAGATCgccattaaaaaaaaaaaactgtcAATCATTTGTTGACAATTTAAAACTATTATTACCTCACCATAAAATGGAGAGTAAATGGagtaaaaaagggaaaaaaatagatttaagtaatatatgttatagtagaaattgtaataatttaatattttttgatataaaaaGAAATCGTTATTGTTTATGgatatgtaaaaatataactgGTCCATCATTATACTTTGAAATATTAGATTATATACCATTGCACAGTTTTTCATTCCCAGGaaattgtttattatattctcGTCCACTTTTAATATTTAGCAAACAATTTGATGAATTAGatcatttaaaattaataaaagaaatatttatacatgTATTTGGAACACCTAAATATCACCCACTAAGTAAACCATTTTATGATCattgttataatttttattatattaatgatttaatttattttcgcCACTATCAAATTCTACCTACAACATTAGCTGACtcaaataatattaacaaacAAAAACTAGTGGAGATAGGCCCACAATTTAcattacatattataaaaatttttgaacaattttttaaaggaaatgttatatatgaaaatttgaaatataaaaattgtgaaacaccaaaacagaaaaaaattaaacaaaatataaaaaaaaaagttactagtatcaaaaaaaaaaaatcatatgtGAACAGAGTTAAGCTCATTCGCACCCCAATAAAAACAGACATCGATTTTTAGAATATCAAATCCATTGTTCATCAATTTGTATACGTGTGtttgtatttatatcatGACTCTGTAGAAACAGAGCGCCTTatcacattttattttttatataattttttttatttatttttttgaatttatacaaatatgtgttgaattatgtatataatatgtacattattttttcttgtTTTTTGACACCATAAAAAAACTTgactaatttttttaaaataaaaatgataaaataatttggttatatcttttttttttatcgcataaatataattgtatttatatatgcattttgtgtattcaaaataattcccatatatatacaattttttatatttgtaaacaTGCCTACATAATATGCATGttattaatacaaatttcAATTACaacataaaatttataaaaatcaaattgtcaatttaaaaaaaagaaaagaaactTTATGTTTTACGAAATATAGCGATCAataggaaaatataaataaaaaattatttagtgttaaaaaaaactttaaaatagataaaattgtaataaGATGGAACATATTTTGTTCactataatatttataggAAACTCattgcaaaatatataattttttatatatacgtCTGTGAAGCACGCTGCattattcaaataaaaaaaatataaacccAAACTGggtaaaaaatacaaatatttcaataatattgtataaaaCTTATATGCgcgttttcatttttttcaattttccCCTTTCTTTCAgctttttgttttataagtttttatgaaaaatagcgctatattttttgttatgtTTAAGAGAAATAATAAAGTGACACAAAACAGAGGAatgttatataaattatgtgcTTCTGAAATAATttgcatataaaaatattactggatagaaaaggaaaaatataagaatataaaagatgaaaatttaaatcataaaaaatgcattattTGAAACGTTTTGCTTAGCAGTATAGCGGAATTGtgaattatattaataaatatatacatacatatatttgtataaattcgtaagcatatatatgtttattgatatattttgcTACATTTGTCGAGTTATATACTAAGGGGAAAAAATGTCCTTAGCTAGAGAAAAATATCTTAAACGAAAAAGGGAATTGCTTGAAagcataaatataattgacAGTAATTTAGAAGATAAAAAAGATGGTCGATCGAAGGAAAAAATTGGTGAAAACAAAAACAATACACAAAAAGATAACAAACGAAAACATGAGGAGAGACAAAAATATCCTGAAAATAACAAAAGAGATTATGAACAGAACAAAAGCTTAAAAATTAGTGAATCAACTGGGAATAGTAATAAGAATTATGatagttttaaaaaaatagaaaaaaataaaacaaaacacAGTACTCACCATGATAGAAGTGAACATAGTTCATTTAGCAACACAAATCGAGACGATTCAGGATTAAATACCCGAGAAAATAAATACTCTCACAATAATAATCTTGGAATGAAGCCACCGTCTAATGTGAATAAAAGTGGTAACAAATTATCTACTTTGAATTATAGAACGTCAAGTAATGTTTCAGATGCTCATATGAAAAGGGAAATTACCCCAAATGACCAAGTACATAGCAGAGGTAACAATAATTTTAGTAGTCTAAGCAATAGTTCTAATAACAATGCTCAATTAGATGCAAGATATAAGAACCCATTAAAAGATATTccaaatttaaaaaacatcGAAATATACGATAGTTcgattttgttattatttacgTGCAAAATTTTGCTAGAAATGTGTGAAGTAGATGGAGGGAAATCGAATAATGTGAAGAAAATGTCCATTACATCTGTGGAAATTTTGAGAGAAATAAAATCTCGAAAccgtaaaaatataaaatttttaaaaataaatattttaaataacgTTTTAATTCACATGaccaaaaataaaagtagCGAAAAACGTGACTATGGAAAAGGGGATGCATCAGATGTAGTATGCGAAAAGTATAAGGAAATAAAACTAGAAGGTTCGTGTATAGATATAGAAAACGTaggaataaatattattataaaaactgtatatataaataatatcaaaaaattgCTTCTTAAATATTTGCACAAATTTAGCACTACTAATAATTCTACAATGAACCccaaattttcaaaaaatatgacCAGAGTGGAAAAGGATGAAATATATAGATTAGGaaataattcaaatgaatacaatattaataatagtaatatgGATGTTTATAATAACAACAATTTGTTTGGACAAAGAGAAGCCTCATATAATTCTTTAACTGtggaaaatgataataaaaaaaatgttggAGCACAACAATATTTACCAGAACAATATCCAAACACAGGAAGAGAAATGATGCAtatcaataataatattgttaATGGAGATGAACATATTGAAGGTGgaagtaaaataaattactTGGAAAATTTACTAAACGAACCTACggcaaaagaaaaaaagataaaagaAGAGACAACAAACATTTTATCTATTTTAGAAGCACCAACAGTAATTGAAGAGTTGAGAATAAAgaaatttcaaaaaaaaagtgattctgtaaaaataatatgtcaACATTTGACAAAGAAAGCATGCCAAAAACATAATAAAGAATGtgataaaattcattttaaaaaaataatttctgAACATACAGATATATCATTGGGTGATTGTTCTTATTTAGATACTTGCAGACATATTGAAACATGCAAATTTGTTCATTATTGTGTTGATAAGGAAGataaaatgataatgaaTGAAAAGAATGAAATGAATAAAGAACaaattagtaaaaaaaaaaacaattataaaaatacagaaagtttttatacaataaaatatgatgataATCATACATATGAACCACAATGGATAAGATGTGATTTGCGAAATTTCGATTTAAGTATATTTAATCAATATGTTAGTGTAGTAATGGCAGATCCGCCATGGGATATACATATGGACTTACCTTATGGTACTATGACAGATAATGAAAT is drawn from Plasmodium yoelii strain 17X genome assembly, chromosome: 2 and contains these coding sequences:
- a CDS encoding 60S ribosomal export protein NMD3, putative encodes the protein MIQIKKEDFLKNGDSVETSNTNECNGEVKEVKEAEEIKEVKADEIKEVKEADEIKEVKEPDEIKEANADEIKEVKADEIKEVNEADEIKEVKEADEIKEVKEAEEIKEVKADEIKEVKEAKADEIKEVKADEIKEVKEAKADEIKEVKADEIKETPIKKKPVKMVSFLLDEDMKKGDYFTNNFPEKILQKNNTNDFANSFEKKVKFEDNINSFNYASISNNYNEKEEFYFTYDKPKDGITHYYKDCKKDSPYEIYDKREYEENDQKTKISNGFNVKEIKSILRVNGQINNLKNGVNYKDSDSSTNEGTDFDGQWGEQSKSIDEETNNNERVNFEQSYNESLKNYMSSSFVDMLNTIQKNKENQTNNVDTSNQLHQIKNEEQNVIDPSTNYQDKDFSNEIESTNRRIIQCILCGDNILANNSKMCNNCLLQNIESNSMNINKDTYLIYYCRECKRYLHNKWVYCELESKELLALCLKKVTKLKKLKILDSKFLYTEPHSKRIKIHITVQEELINNFISEMEFILHFVIKYTQCDDCKKKYTPYTYNTCVSVRQKVDHKKTLLFLESLLLKSQVNENIINIVSNPDGLDFHFLSRTDALKFCDFILSKTISKCKNSKHLINHDANNNTYNYLYSFSIDICPICKFDLIFFPKDFSIKYGIKSTFYLCLHVSIFIILVDPFGSAKSVYISQEKYNKYPFVALLNKSDAKSFLILNVEYINTEENSKKINTKKEKNIKKQKKKRPNRDNSDISDMEAITNEIFNEQINKLKRKTKSIEDSEQNDNELHKVIEYASSEDQSYHTNIYQNSLADTKSCKSATRKVKLEKLVYAYVELYDESNGSTILTKTCNAKHLSPGDYVNAYDLRKHSFDNDINLHLEENDNYNIIIIDKVKSKEIKKIEDELKIQNNNIETLKTINDEDIFNRIVHNNCLGLEKLKLTSS
- a CDS encoding mRNA (N6-adenosine)-methyltransferase, putative, whose translation is MSLAREKYLKRKRELLESINIIDSNLEDKKDGRSKEKIGENKNNTQKDNKRKHEERQKYPENNKRDYEQNKSLKISESTGNSNKNYDSFKKIEKNKTKHSTHHDRSEHSSFSNTNRDDSGLNTRENKYSHNNNLGMKPPSNVNKSGNKLSTLNYRTSSNVSDAHMKREITPNDQVHSRGNNNFSSLSNSSNNNAQLDARYKNPLKDIPNLKNIEIYDSSILLLFTCKILLEMCEVDGGKSNNVKKMSITSVEILREIKSRNRKNIKFLKINILNNVLIHMTKNKSSEKRDYGKGDASDVVCEKYKEIKLEGSCIDIENVGINIIIKTVYINNIKKLLLKYLHKFSTTNNSTMNPKFSKNMTRVEKDEIYRLGNNSNEYNINNSNMDVYNNNNLFGQREASYNSLTVENDNKKNVGAQQYLPEQYPNTGREMMHINNNIVNGDEHIEGGSKINYLENLLNEPTAKEKKIKEETTNILSILEAPTVIEELRIKKFQKKSDSVKIICQHLTKKACQKHNKECDKIHFKKIISEHTDISLGDCSYLDTCRHIETCKFVHYCVDKEDKMIMNEKNEMNKEQISKKKNNYKNTESFYTIKYDDNHTYEPQWIRCDLRNFDLSIFNQYVSVVMADPPWDIHMDLPYGTMTDNEMKHLPVQLIQDEGMIFLWVTGRAMELARECLQIWGYKRVEEILWVKTNHLQRIIRTGRTGHWLNHSKEHCLVGIKGNPVINRNIDCNVIVSEVRETSRKPDEIYTLIERLCPQNLKIELFGRPHNIRRNWITLGNQLNGVVLHHPQIKERYNKVAPKFNMPLCED
- a CDS encoding 1-cys peroxiredoxin, putative, which produces MKRIIFLIFPILLNVYLCFKNLAHNKPLNFVSKRWNFNNRFSHKLGESKNIDLANDIKENDLIPNVKVMVDVGNIGIVNNFGEEEKKSSGEESPFRSIDTHELFKSKRILLISLPGAFTPLCTSKMIPEYEKEYDNFIRENKFDDIYCITNNDIYVLKSWFKSMDIKKIKYISDGNSSFTESMNMLVDKSNYFMGMRPWRYVAIVENNILIKIFQENEKQHNIQTDPYDISSVDHVKEFLKHNKI